The following are encoded together in the Penicillium digitatum chromosome 3, complete sequence genome:
- a CDS encoding C6 transcription factor, putative, whose translation MRGHQRRLVPGPSSTGNDPDPDPDYHEHDDNSSPPAEEGKSSGTWKKRVSTACLACKKSKRKCSGTSPCANCQTFKRVCIFDESLDQRRRVAAKRTADELSYHRDLLSDLFKLVREANESDALHLLTIIRQNAPADEIRAYINEALASLTSSTSTSAAHKQETVAKLEDMRRLVNVEGTGPTFRRKVMDIHYLCDSAPCEVPAAPWTRVTADADLVSHLISLYFAWDWPFTAVLDKEVFVRHMRRGVLGSEFCSPFLVNAVLSNACYFSEFSEAYVVPGDISSKGCDFLAEAEKLRGEENSQPSLAGLQGTLLMYERYALSREDDLGYIMLHQAIRMGEALGLVGSTGPQMASGKLSQDMDISCKRTAWGLFNVDTVVHTSFLRPSLIDHVNMARIDINQSEDQSLWQPYPTHRDPRPSFFSQYFDEACNLSTIARDISRSMFADHRSNIALGPIHHQSREDLYDRICRWHELLPEDFDVRYRPAPHIILLKMRYNALIINLFSCIPNDKVPLIPFEPQTPESPPRHTPETKSNAREVTQSAARDIAALTRLHRREFGVSRAHQFAMYAINLALFTMLEQDSFDVLDEDFLSLASAFSVIASRSALGRNLFHIFRQSVRAKAQGYRIREASSVPDELKDLFDEASKERGCSRFDEYADGLEKLNQKDKYHGIGEKKGKGKGKGLQDYPGLGLSDMLDRYESLSLGKDDVLVERDLQSLFFFFFFGDGLVQPFENQDDTTVDDYDWTPFNAASVPQQQFATPIPFSPILPPAQAFSPYVSAPSTSTGSTAPKVAIPRLANPDTLHGRRRSARACEPCRQRKIKCDGVRPLCGQCAYHHHSCSYEDVKRVRDQKRLGSLVKRVDKYEALLRELEAEVDPPTARRIKRALKTLTVIWQMKSKNGKTARNARNHVDSDNSSTSMGSLDAIDQVDEDLNRNEETRAAGFFGKNSEVNWIRKLESGVGMKSPQENWPTAFHTESHRDSAAMQKQQQALEKQIPTSMMDYHLDSLEIPLIEPCDPLAVPPRKLADRYFDAYLTNVHPTFSAIRKMTFISQYQTCFNNASTPPRKWLAILNMIFAIGCRYCRLIDNPQSTREEDLLYLTRARHLGLHGNVLFEHTDLQQIQLELLVAVYLLCIGQVNRASKFSNMALRSALSLGINLRLTDDRTKDAAKETRGRLWWSIYSLEHLITSMTGRASCVGEGLCSVPAPLPYDEETFDQPDAKRLLQDPVLREAQLRPTIFEAPRQHHSPAWVTICPPCPSLFFYFLFDLTLITHALMNKVYSIEGLRKGSSQVEYHVQKFSLQMDRWLSKLPLCYQFTLPNATSWHLHHLPRDDLAAPFVRERVCLAMNYYSARITLCRPCLSHIHQSLRHASPVGEPTARGTLRSEMATHCLQASCALISVLPEDPNMTWLARAAPWWSILHFLMQATTALLLGLSYCSGQNASTSPDGANPLLSHATAPSIPQGGYPPLLETGLGTAIAAAKKALFWLHTTASVDPAARRAFLLCDGIVRKIALGLGIDLSEWPDRSCFEGLREERSMRSSGNWNGSCGDGSGSNGLDSGSGMEAFEELVDFEGGVC comes from the exons ATGAGGGGGCATCAACGCCGTCTTGTACCAGGTCCCTCATCTACGGGGAATGACCCGGACCCGGACCCGGACTATCATGAACATGACGACAACAGTAGTCCACCCGCCGAGGAAGGGAAGAGTTCTGGGACGTGGAAGAAGAGGGTTTCGACAGCTTGTCTGGCTTGTAAGAAATCGAAGAGGAAG TGCTCTGGCACATCCCCCTGTGCAAACTGCCAGACCTTCAAAAGAGTCTGCATCTTCGACGAATCCCTCGATCAACGCCGCCGCGTCGCCGCAAAAAGAACGGCAGATGAACTCTCCTACCACCGCGACCTCCTCTCAGACCTCTTCAAGCTTGTCCGTGAAGCAAACGAGTCAGACGCACTGCACCTCCTAACGATCATCCGACAGAATGCCCCCGCCGATGAAATCCGCGCGTACATAAACGAAGCACTTGCATCCCTCACATCGTCAACATCAACCTCTGCAGCGCACAAACAGGAAACCGTTGCTAAGCTTGAAGATATGCGTCGGCTCGTCAATGTCGAGGGTACGGGTCCGACGTTCAGAAGAAAAGTGATGGATATACATTATCTGTGTGACTCCGCGCCTTGTGAGGTCCCTGCGGCGCCGTGGACGAGGGTTACGGCTGATGCGGATCTCGTATCGCATCTTATTTCGTTGTACTTTGCGTGGGATTGGCCGTTTACGGCGGTTTTGGACAAAGAGGTTTTTGTTAGGCACATGAGGAGGGGCGTGCTTGGGTCGGAGTTTTGTAGCCCGTTTTTGGTTAATGCGGTGCTCAGTAATGCCTGT TACTTCTCTGAGTTCTCCGAGGCGTATGTTGTTCCTGGTGACATCTCTTCGAAAGGGTGCGATTTCCTtgccgaggccgagaagtTGAGGGGCGAGGAGAATTCGCAGCCCAGTTTGGCAGGTTTACAGGGGACGTTGTTGATGTATGAACG ATATGCACTGTCCCGTGAAGACGATCTGGGCTATATCATGCTGCACCAGGCTATCCGAATGGGCGAGGCACTGGGTCTGGTCGGCAGCACAGGACCCCAAATGGCGTCTGGGAAATTATCCCAGGACATGGACATCTCATGCAAGCGTACAGCCTGGGGTCTGTTCAACGTTGACAC AGTGGTACACACATCCTTCCTCCGGCCAAGTCTCATCGATCACGTCAACATGGCCCGGATTGACATCAACCAGTCCGAAGACCAATCCCTCTGGCAACCATATCCAACCCACCGCGACCCGCGCCCGTCATTCTTCAGTCAGTACTTTGATGAAGCATGCAACCTGTCGACGATTGCGCGCGATATCTCACGCAGCATGTTCGCAGACCACAGGAGCAACATTGCCCTCGGTCCTATCCACCACCAAAGCCGCGAGGATCTGTATGACCGTATTTGTCGCTGGCACGAGCTTCTTCCGGAGGACTTTGATGTCCGGTATAGACCAGCTCCGCATATCATCTTACTCAA AATGCGCTACAACGCCCTCATCATAAACCTGTTCAGTTGCATCCCCAACGACAAAGTCCCCCTCATTCCTTTCGAGCCCCAAACACCTGAAAGCCCACCGCGTCACACTCCCGAGACGAAATCTAACGCGCGGGAAGTAACGCAGAGCGCTGCGCGCGACATCGCAGCCTTAACGCGTCTTCACCGACGCGAGTTCGGGGTTAGTCGTGCGCACCAGTTTGCGATGTATGCGATCAACCTTGCGCTATTTACAATGCTTGAACAAGACTCGTTCGACGTGCTAGATGAGGATTTCCTCTCTCTTGCAAGTGCATTCTCTGTCATCGCGAGTCGGTCTGCGCTGGGGAGGAACCTGTTTCATATTTTCCGGCAGTCGGTTCGGGCGAAAGCACAGGGGTATCGGATTCGAGAGGCGAGTTCTGTGCCTGATGAGTTGAAGGATTTGTTTGATGAGGCTTCGAAGGAGAGGGGGTGTAGTCGGTTTGATGAGTATGCCGATGGTCTTGAGAAGCTGAATCAGAAGGATAAGTATCATGGgattggagagaagaaggggaaggggaaggggaagggGTTGCAGGACTATCCGGGACTTGGACTTTCGGATATGTTAGATCGGTATGAGAGTCTTAGTCTGGGGAAGGATGATGTTTTGGTGGAGAG AGATCTCCAAtccttgtttttctttttcttttttggcgATGGGCTTGTCCAACCTTTTG AAAACCAAGATGACACGACTGTCGATGACTACGACTGGACGCCATTCAATGCTGCCTCTGTACCTCAACAGCAGTTTGCCACGCCTATCCCGTTCTCGCCAATCCTGCCTCCCGCCCAAGCTTTCTCACCGTATGTGTCCGCTCCGTCAACATCCACAGGGAGTACTGCGCCCAAGGTAGCAATACCTCGCCTAGCAAACCCCGACACTTTGCACGGGCGCCGACGGTCAGCCCGGGCCTGTGAGCCATGTCGCCAGCGAAAAATCAAATGTGATGGTGTCCGGCCGTTGTGCGGACAATGTGCATACCACCATCACTCTTGCTCCTACGAGGACGTCAAACGAGTGCGCGACCAGAAGCGACTGGGCTCCCTAGTCAAGCGAGTGGATAAATACGAAGCTCTTCTTCGAGAGCTCGAAGCCGAGGTGGATCCTCCGACCGCTCGAAGGATCAAACGAGCGCTCAAG ACTCTGACTGTCATTTGGCAAATGAAGTCCAAAAATGGGAAAACCGCTAGAAACGCTAGAAATCATGTCGACTCCGATAATTCCTCTACATCGATGGGCTCACTAGACGCTATCGACCAGGTTGACGAAGACCTCAATCGGAACGAGGAGACCCGAGCTGCGGGCTTCTTTGGGAAAAATTCGGAGGTCAATTGGATACGCAAGCTGGAGAGCGGCGTGGGGATGAAGAGTCCACAGGAAAACTGGCCAACTGCTTTCCATACTGAGAGTCATCGTGATTCGGCGGCTATGCAAAAGCAGCAACAGGCATTGGAAAAGCAAATTCCGACTTCGATGATGGATTATCATCTTGATAGCCTGGAAATTCCGTTGATTGAACCCTGCGACCCATTGGCTGTGCCCCCACGGAAATTAGCAGACCGATACTTCGATGCTTACCTGACCAACGTTCATCCGACATTCAGCGCAATTCGAAAGATGACCTTCATCTCCCAGTATCAGACATGTTTCAATAATGCATCGACGCCACCCCGGAAATGGCTGGCCATTCTGAACATGATTTTTGCTATTGGTTGTCGGTACTGTCGACTCATAGATAACCCTCAAAGCACCCGCGAGGAAGACCTGCTCTACCTGACCCGGGCGCGCCATCTTGGTCTACATGGTAATGTGCTATTCGAGCACACCGATCTCCAGCAGATTCAACTCGAACTTCTCGTGGCAGTTTACCTGCTTTGTATAGGACAGGTTAATCG AGCATCTAAATTCTCCAATATGGCTCTCCGCTCAGCCCTATCCCTTGGCATCAACCTCCGTCTCACAGATGACCGCACCAAAGACGCTGCCAAAGAAACCCGCGGTCGTCTCTGGTGGTCTATCTACTCCCTCGAGCACCTTATCACCTCCATGACCGGCCGCGCCTCTTGCGTCGGCGAAGGTCTCTGCTCCGTGCCCGCACCCCTCCCCTACGACGAAGAAACCTTTGACCAACCCGACGCTAAGCGCCTGCTCCAAGATCCCGTTCTCCGTGAAGCCCAACTCCGCCCAACCATCTTCGAAGCCCCCCGCCAACACCACTCCCCCGCATGGGTAACCATCTGCCCACCTTGTCCATCCCTCTTCTTCTACTTCCTCTTCGACCTAACTCTCATAACCCACGCCCTCATGAACAAAGTTTACAGCATCGAAGGCCTCCGCAAAGGCTCCAGCCAAGTAGAATACCACGTCCAAAAATTCAGCCTCCAAATGGACCgctggctctccaaacttCCCCTTTGCTACCAATTCACCCTACCAAACGCTACCTCCTGGCATCTACACCATCTTCCACGAGACGACCTCGCCGCCCCCTTCGTCCGTGAACGTGTCTGTCTAGCAATGAACTACTACTCCGCCCGCATCACTCTCTGCAGACCCTGTCTCAGCCACATCCACCAGTCCCTGCGCCACGCCTCACCCGTTGGCGAACCAACCGCACGCGGAACACTCCGGTCCGAAATGGCTACCCATTGTCTACAAGCTTCCTGCGCGCTTATCTCCGTTCTCCCCGAAGATCCGAACATGACCTGGCTGGCCCGCGCCGCACCCTGGTGGAGTATTCTCCATTTCCTCATGCAGGCGACGACGGCTCTCCTGCTAGGTTTATCGTACTGCTCTGGCCAGAATGCGTCGACCAGCCCGGACGGCGCAAATCCACTCCTATCGCATGCTACTGCCCCGTCCATCCCGCAGGGGGGCTACCCCCCGCTGCTGGAGACGGGGTTAGGTACGGCTATTGCGGCGGCGAAGAAGGCGCTTTTTTGGCTTCATACGACTGCTTCGGTGGATCCGGCGGCGCGGAGGGCGTTTCTGCTCTGTGATGGGATTGTCAGGAAGATTGCGCTTGGGCTGGGGATTGATTTGAGTGAGTGGCCTGATAGGAGTTGTTTTGAAGGGTTGAGGGAGGAGAGGTCGATGAGATCCAGTGGAAATTGGAATGGGAGTTGCGGGGATGGTAGCGGGAGTAATGGGCTTGATAGTGGGAGTGGGATGGAGGCCTTTGAAGAGTTGGTTGATTTTGAAGGTGGTGTGTGTTAG